A single window of Marinobacter sp. SS13-12 DNA harbors:
- a CDS encoding ABC transporter substrate-binding protein, translated as MKAPDTPNNPARTASPVTRWYLVILALFLIVAPLHPAVAQSDTGALVYLAGSENNALNRRMLSLLEDALGSSTVIRPFSRGQTSQDRTTPVIALGAEAFTRVRQEDKRVPILALLVDETFIDGYAERSVGSVSGILYNPPLLRQAIAGGVILPQATRVAMLARPDTVEIYEPVTEQLPDYGMEGKIFVVTSDDKLIPTLIRALNYGDFILAAPDSSIYNPRTIKHILLTAYRRNRIVIGPSQAYVKAGSLASTYTPLTQIAELAADYIEEYRASGQFPAPAYPENFSIDLNQQVARSLNIPLPDRQDIITSVMEQLAGPEEAADE; from the coding sequence ATGAAAGCACCAGATACCCCGAACAACCCGGCAAGAACAGCTTCGCCTGTAACCAGATGGTATCTGGTTATCCTTGCCCTTTTCCTGATTGTCGCGCCACTTCATCCTGCGGTCGCTCAATCCGACACCGGTGCACTGGTCTACCTTGCCGGGTCCGAGAATAATGCCCTGAACCGCCGCATGCTATCCCTGCTTGAAGACGCACTGGGAAGTTCAACGGTTATCCGGCCTTTCAGCCGGGGGCAAACATCCCAGGATAGGACAACACCCGTTATTGCCCTTGGCGCCGAAGCCTTTACCCGCGTTCGTCAGGAGGACAAGCGCGTACCTATCCTGGCACTGCTCGTTGATGAGACATTCATTGACGGCTATGCCGAGCGCTCCGTTGGTTCCGTTTCTGGCATTCTTTACAACCCTCCCCTTCTGCGGCAAGCCATTGCCGGCGGGGTCATTCTGCCGCAAGCCACCCGGGTGGCGATGTTGGCACGCCCTGATACGGTTGAAATATATGAGCCGGTAACGGAACAGCTTCCTGACTATGGGATGGAGGGCAAAATATTTGTTGTCACTTCCGATGACAAGCTGATACCGACTCTGATCCGGGCGCTGAACTACGGGGATTTCATTCTCGCTGCGCCTGACAGCAGCATCTACAACCCGAGAACGATCAAGCACATCCTGCTCACGGCTTACCGGCGCAACCGGATTGTCATAGGCCCGAGTCAGGCTTATGTGAAGGCGGGATCACTGGCGTCCACCTACACACCCCTGACCCAGATTGCTGAACTGGCAGCGGACTACATCGAAGAGTACCGGGCCAGCGGCCAGTTTCCTGCGCCAGCTTATCCGGAAAACTTCAGTATCGATCTGAACCAGCAAGTAGCGAGATCCCTGAATATACCGTTGCCTGACAGGCAGGACATTATTACATCGGTAATGGAACAGCTTGCCGGGCCCGAGGAGGCTGCTGATGAATAA